From a region of the Candidatus Brocadia sp. genome:
- a CDS encoding polysaccharide deacetylase family protein, protein MINGLTVDLEDWYHICGVEGYSDPQNWDTYENRIIRNTDKVLALLRTYKVRATFFVLGYIAFKEPDLIRTIKSEGHEIATHGFYHKRIFEMTEREFEEDVHKSISVISSNINEDVLGFRAPEWSIRKETPWMLKILRKLGILYDSSMVPLTRMGSRDFPLYPCKFTTDYGVIWEFPLTTTRLFWEHLPFTGGLPLRIFPYFYIVSKIQRINREGYPVIVYIHPWEFDVEQPHIDLPVSRRFMHYFNIKATCKKVEGLLQHFQFSTVKDVLGIRT, encoded by the coding sequence GTGATTAATGGTTTGACCGTTGACCTTGAAGACTGGTATCACATCTGTGGCGTAGAAGGCTATTCTGACCCACAGAACTGGGATACGTATGAAAATCGCATCATAAGAAATACCGATAAGGTACTTGCCCTGTTAAGAACGTATAAAGTAAGGGCTACTTTTTTTGTCCTTGGATACATTGCCTTCAAAGAGCCGGATCTCATAAGAACAATTAAGAGTGAGGGGCATGAAATAGCAACGCACGGCTTCTATCATAAAAGGATCTTTGAGATGACGGAACGGGAGTTTGAGGAAGATGTTCATAAGTCTATTTCGGTCATATCATCAAATATCAACGAGGATGTTCTAGGCTTTAGGGCACCGGAATGGTCGATAAGAAAAGAAACTCCTTGGATGTTGAAAATACTCAGGAAACTTGGTATTCTCTATGACTCGAGTATGGTTCCCCTTACCAGAATGGGAAGCAGGGATTTTCCTCTTTATCCATGCAAATTTACTACTGATTACGGAGTAATATGGGAATTTCCTCTTACTACAACAAGGCTATTTTGGGAACATCTCCCTTTTACCGGAGGATTGCCCCTGAGGATATTCCCTTACTTTTACATTGTCTCGAAGATTCAAAGAATAAATCGGGAAGGATATCCGGTTATCGTTTATATTCATCCGTGGGAATTTGACGTGGAACAGCCACACATTGACCTCCCGGTAAGCAGACGTTTTATGCATTATTTTAATATAAAAGCAACGTGCAAAAAGGTGGAGGGCTTGCTTCAGCATTTCCAGTTTTCCACGGTGAAGGACGTGCTTGGGATCAGGACATGA
- a CDS encoding beta-ketoacyl-[acyl-carrier-protein] synthase family protein → MNRRVVVTGIGMITAHGIGIKANWTKIKSGMSSIQEIASFDSSKYRGKTGGEAREFSTATLNNLKNKRLDRASHLLIHTTREALADANIIDAVKNIPVLLSVGTTLGGMISGEIFHKEVIKRGLNRAKVSRVFDYLAHYQAIHLFKELELKGDFFVFSNACASGTDAIGHAFNSIRHGDYDVAICGGYDTMSEFSFAGFNSLMAITPTLCMPFDKKREGLVLGEGAGVLILEELEHAHKRNARILGEIAGYGASSDACHMTSPEPSGKGAAIAIKRALKDAGHPEIDYINAHGTGTKYNDIMETNAVVIAFESKAKEIPVSSIKPMIGHLLGGAGAVEAIVSLLSILYKTLIPNINYTTPDPECALNIVRESMGCNIKTVLSNSFGFGGSNAAIIIREYVWRN, encoded by the coding sequence TTGAATAGAAGGGTTGTTGTAACCGGTATCGGTATGATCACTGCCCATGGCATCGGGATAAAGGCAAATTGGACAAAGATAAAATCAGGCATGTCCAGCATACAGGAGATTGCATCATTTGATTCTTCAAAATACAGAGGAAAGACAGGCGGAGAAGCGCGTGAATTTAGTACTGCTACCCTTAACAATCTGAAGAATAAAAGGCTCGATAGGGCGTCACATCTTTTGATTCATACAACACGCGAAGCGCTTGCGGATGCGAATATCATTGATGCGGTAAAAAACATACCTGTACTTTTGTCTGTTGGCACAACGCTCGGCGGTATGATTTCCGGAGAGATATTCCATAAAGAGGTTATAAAAAGAGGGCTGAACAGGGCAAAGGTTTCCCGGGTATTTGATTATCTGGCTCATTATCAGGCGATTCATCTTTTTAAGGAATTGGAATTAAAAGGGGACTTTTTCGTTTTCTCCAATGCCTGCGCTTCAGGCACCGATGCTATTGGACATGCATTCAATTCAATACGACACGGTGATTATGACGTGGCCATTTGCGGGGGATATGATACCATGAGTGAGTTTTCATTTGCAGGATTTAACTCACTTATGGCAATAACACCAACCCTTTGCATGCCTTTTGATAAAAAGAGAGAAGGTCTGGTTCTTGGAGAGGGTGCAGGCGTTTTGATTTTAGAGGAACTGGAACATGCTCATAAGCGAAATGCACGTATACTGGGTGAGATAGCTGGTTATGGCGCATCATCGGATGCATGCCATATGACAAGCCCTGAACCATCGGGAAAAGGTGCGGCGATCGCTATAAAAAGGGCTTTGAAAGATGCCGGCCATCCTGAAATTGATTACATAAATGCCCACGGTACCGGGACAAAATACAATGACATCATGGAAACGAACGCCGTGGTAATAGCGTTTGAAAGCAAGGCAAAGGAAATACCTGTCAGTTCAATAAAACCAATGATCGGGCACCTCCTCGGAGGCGCTGGAGCAGTTGAGGCAATCGTTTCCCTGTTATCCATACTTTACAAAACCCTTATACCTAATATAAATTATACAACGCCCGACCCTGAATGTGCTTTAAATATCGTCAGGGAGTCTATGGGGTGTAATATAAAAACAGTCCTCTCCAACTCATTTGGATTTGGAGGTTCCAATGCAGCAATAATAATCAGGGAATATGTATGGAGAAATTAG